Proteins encoded in a region of the Paucidesulfovibrio longus DSM 6739 genome:
- a CDS encoding D-alanine--D-alanine ligase family protein — MRKSDMRIGITYDLRDDYLAMGISHEDSAEFDSPETIQALRTTIEELGHQAELIGNAQRLVQRLAAGERWDMVFNIAEGLYGNGREALVPALLDAYGVPYTFSDPLVMCLTLNKGMAKHVFRDQGVPTPDFAVVERPADLEGLDMAYPLFAKPISEGTGKGIDGKSVIRSRAELEEVCGRLLERFRQPVLVETYLPGREFTVGITGTGDKAESCGVMEVLLRGEAEPGVYSFVNKEGWESRVDYFLRDDEDARAAEAVALAAWRGIGCRDGGRVDVRLDENGVANIIEINPLAGLHPGYSDLPILAEMNGISFKELIGRILASARERVRKAPARNDALWRCA; from the coding sequence ATGAGGAAGAGCGACATGCGCATCGGCATCACCTACGATCTGCGCGACGACTACCTGGCCATGGGCATTTCCCATGAGGATTCGGCGGAGTTCGACTCGCCCGAAACCATCCAGGCCCTGCGCACCACCATCGAGGAACTCGGCCACCAGGCCGAGCTGATCGGCAACGCCCAGCGGCTGGTCCAGCGACTCGCCGCCGGGGAGCGCTGGGACATGGTCTTCAACATCGCCGAAGGCCTCTACGGCAACGGCCGCGAGGCTTTGGTGCCCGCGCTGCTCGACGCCTACGGCGTGCCCTACACCTTCTCGGACCCGCTGGTCATGTGCCTGACCCTGAACAAGGGCATGGCCAAGCACGTCTTCCGCGACCAGGGCGTGCCCACGCCGGACTTCGCCGTGGTGGAGCGCCCCGCGGACCTGGAAGGGCTGGACATGGCCTACCCGCTCTTTGCCAAGCCCATCAGCGAAGGCACGGGCAAGGGCATCGACGGCAAGTCCGTGATCCGCTCCCGCGCCGAGCTGGAGGAGGTCTGCGGCAGGCTGCTGGAGCGCTTCCGCCAGCCCGTGCTCGTGGAAACCTACCTGCCGGGACGCGAGTTCACCGTGGGCATCACCGGGACCGGCGACAAGGCCGAATCCTGCGGCGTCATGGAAGTTCTCCTGCGCGGCGAAGCCGAGCCCGGCGTCTACTCCTTCGTGAACAAGGAAGGCTGGGAGTCGCGCGTGGACTACTTCCTGCGCGACGACGAGGACGCCCGCGCGGCCGAGGCCGTGGCCCTGGCCGCCTGGCGCGGCATCGGCTGCCGGGACGGCGGCCGGGTGGACGTGCGCCTGGACGAAAACGGCGTGGCCAACATCATCGAAATCAACCCACTGGCCGGGCTGCATCCGGGATATTCGGACCTGCCCATCCTCGCGGAAATGAACGGCATATCCTTCAAGGAGCTTATCGGGCGCATCCTGGCCTCGGCCCGCGAGCGCGTCCGGAAGGCCCCGGCGCGCAACGACGCGCTCTGGAGATGCGCATGA
- a CDS encoding D-alanine--D-alanine ligase family protein produces the protein MIVEVLHDLLPSGPGNGDAREDELDNLVQARAVGAALRSLGHEVRETPLGLDLDAVAESLRSAPPDLVFNLVESCGGQARLAHLAPSLLEALGLPLTGCGSYPVFVAADKLRVKELLRIAGVPSPPWYTARRLTREEREVCGTFIVKPIYEHGSVGLNEDAVVEIRSRAELLNLLRQRRKASGLEYFAEGFVEGREFNVALLETDGRPRVLPPAEILFEGFAPGQQRILGYEAKWDKDSFAYGHTPRTFEFGEGDAVLLRDIKSLAMACWVLFEMRGYARVDLRVDAGGRPFVIDVNPNPCIAPDAGLAAAAERVGMDYETLVGAVVRAAIQDPA, from the coding sequence ATGATCGTCGAGGTGCTCCACGACCTCCTGCCCTCCGGCCCCGGCAACGGGGACGCGCGCGAGGACGAGCTGGACAACCTCGTCCAGGCGCGCGCCGTGGGCGCGGCCCTGCGCTCCCTGGGGCACGAGGTCCGCGAGACGCCTCTGGGCCTGGACCTGGACGCCGTGGCCGAGAGCCTGCGCAGCGCTCCGCCGGATCTGGTCTTCAATCTGGTGGAGTCCTGCGGCGGCCAGGCCCGGCTGGCCCATCTGGCCCCTTCCCTGCTGGAGGCGCTCGGCCTCCCGCTCACGGGCTGCGGCAGCTACCCGGTCTTCGTCGCCGCGGACAAGCTGCGCGTCAAGGAGCTGCTGCGCATCGCGGGCGTGCCCTCCCCGCCCTGGTACACGGCCCGGCGCCTGACCCGCGAGGAGCGCGAGGTCTGCGGCACGTTCATCGTCAAACCCATCTACGAGCACGGCTCGGTGGGCCTGAACGAAGACGCGGTCGTGGAAATCCGCAGCCGGGCGGAGCTGCTGAACCTCCTGCGCCAGCGGCGCAAGGCCTCCGGCCTGGAATACTTCGCCGAAGGGTTCGTCGAAGGGCGGGAATTCAACGTGGCCCTGCTGGAAACGGACGGCCGCCCGCGCGTGCTGCCCCCGGCGGAGATCCTCTTCGAGGGCTTCGCCCCCGGACAGCAGCGCATCCTGGGCTACGAAGCCAAGTGGGACAAGGATTCCTTCGCCTACGGACACACGCCCCGGACCTTCGAGTTCGGCGAGGGGGACGCCGTGCTCCTGCGCGACATCAAGTCCCTGGCCATGGCCTGCTGGGTGCTTTTCGAGATGCGCGGCTATGCGCGCGTCGATCTGCGCGTGGATGCGGGAGGAAGGCCCTTTGTCATCGACGTGAACCCCAATCCCTGCATCGCGCCGGACGCGGGCCTCGCCGCAGCGGCGGAGAGGGTCGGCATGGACTACGAAACCCTGGTGGGCGCCGTGGTCCGGGCCGCGATCCAAGATCCGGCCTGA
- a CDS encoding HAD family hydrolase: MPNPTVSPQARAVIFDCDGVLIDSWNAALHFFNSMRRAVDLGPLNPDEERACFVRTIPESLDLIIPAPLRAEAQRAWDDFDLEEILELVRPQPGIGRLLERLRAAGRGLAVCTNGGAEQHPILEHLDLRDHFDHIVTAEDTPRGKPWPDGSRDILRRFGLGPEEALFVGDSHVDEETARNAGIPFWAYRNPALNAQTHVRDFDEVVILERA; the protein is encoded by the coding sequence ATGCCGAACCCCACCGTTTCTCCACAGGCCCGCGCCGTGATCTTCGACTGCGACGGAGTGCTCATCGACTCCTGGAACGCGGCCCTGCATTTCTTCAACAGCATGCGCCGCGCCGTGGACCTCGGTCCCCTGAATCCGGACGAAGAGCGCGCCTGCTTCGTGCGGACCATCCCGGAAAGCCTGGACCTGATCATTCCCGCGCCGCTGCGGGCCGAGGCGCAGCGCGCCTGGGACGATTTCGACCTGGAGGAAATCCTGGAGCTGGTCCGGCCCCAGCCGGGCATAGGCAGGCTGCTGGAGCGGCTGCGCGCCGCAGGGCGCGGGCTCGCGGTCTGCACCAACGGCGGGGCCGAGCAGCATCCCATCCTGGAACATCTCGACCTGCGCGACCATTTCGACCACATCGTCACGGCCGAGGACACGCCGCGCGGCAAGCCCTGGCCCGACGGCTCCCGCGACATCCTGCGCCGCTTCGGGCTCGGTCCGGAAGAAGCGCTCTTCGTGGGCGACTCCCATGTGGACGAGGAGACCGCGCGCAACGCGGGCATCCCCTTCTGGGCCTACCGCAATCCCGCGCTGAACGCGCAGACGCACGTGCGCGACTTCGACGAGGTCGTGATCCTCGAGCGCGCCTAG
- a CDS encoding sigma-54 interaction domain-containing protein yields the protein MDRPESFPILPPHGRARTEHGHPAYPCGNGQAPDLQKLTRTRTPAMQEVFAKAGRVAPTRTTVLLTGETGVGKSTVARLIHALSNRAGKPFVSIHCGAIPENLVESELFGHEKGAFTGAVRQKPGKFEVADGGTVFLDEVGTLPPSSQIKLLEVLQSRTFQRVGGTRDIEVDIRIVAATNDDLDALCREGRFRKDLFYRINVFTLDIPPLRERQADMPALVESLLLRLQPGEAEPILEVEPDVLEALSRYDWPGNVRELENLLERALILETGTSLSSDSFPAEMFQAEGMVPVALLDSDLPLEEVRRRAVEEVELAYLRQILERYSGRIDHSATHAGITTRQLHKLMTKHGLHKEEFKDRREPKR from the coding sequence ATGGACCGCCCAGAAAGCTTTCCCATCCTGCCGCCCCACGGCCGCGCCCGGACCGAACACGGCCACCCCGCCTACCCCTGCGGGAACGGCCAGGCCCCGGACCTTCAAAAACTCACCCGCACGCGCACCCCGGCCATGCAGGAGGTCTTCGCCAAGGCGGGACGGGTCGCACCCACGCGGACCACGGTGCTGCTCACCGGCGAGACGGGCGTGGGCAAGAGCACGGTGGCCCGCCTGATCCACGCCCTTTCCAATCGCGCGGGAAAGCCCTTCGTCTCCATCCACTGCGGAGCCATCCCCGAAAATCTCGTGGAGAGCGAGCTCTTCGGCCATGAGAAAGGAGCCTTCACCGGGGCCGTGCGCCAGAAGCCCGGAAAATTCGAGGTCGCGGACGGCGGCACGGTCTTCCTGGACGAGGTGGGCACCCTGCCTCCCTCCTCGCAGATCAAGCTCCTCGAGGTGCTCCAGAGCCGCACCTTCCAGCGCGTGGGCGGCACCCGCGACATCGAGGTGGACATCCGCATCGTGGCCGCCACCAACGACGACCTGGACGCGCTCTGCCGCGAAGGCCGATTCCGCAAGGATCTCTTCTACCGCATCAACGTCTTCACCCTGGACATTCCGCCCCTGCGCGAGCGCCAGGCGGACATGCCCGCCCTGGTGGAGTCGCTGCTGCTCCGGCTCCAGCCGGGCGAAGCCGAGCCCATTCTCGAAGTGGAGCCCGACGTGCTCGAAGCGCTGAGCAGGTACGACTGGCCGGGCAACGTGCGCGAGCTGGAAAACCTGCTGGAGCGCGCCCTGATCCTGGAGACCGGGACGAGCCTGAGCAGCGACAGCTTTCCCGCCGAGATGTTCCAGGCCGAAGGCATGGTACCCGTGGCCCTGCTGGACAGCGACCTGCCCCTGGAGGAGGTTCGCCGCCGGGCCGTGGAAGAGGTGGAACTCGCCTACCTGCGCCAGATTCTGGAGCGCTACAGCGGCCGCATCGACCACAGCGCCACGCACGCGGGCATCACCACCCGCCAGCTGCACAAGCTCATGACCAAGCACGGACTGCACAAGGAAGAATTCAAGGACCGGCGCGAACCAAAGCGCTGA
- a CDS encoding LysE family transporter, protein MFDALLASMAAGGVLGLSAGAAPGPLLTLVITETLTSGPRAGIRVALAPLLSDPPIILLCSLLLAELSRFSAVLSAVSLVGGLVVLGLAADTWKATAPLPGAKPVRSFSLRKGVVTNLLNPHPYLFWLGVGAPLLVRGWRQNGPADPALFLLCFYVCLVGAKVAIALLTARSRSFLRGRAYAALLKFLAVALAGFGLLLLRDAWRIFLHGAP, encoded by the coding sequence ATGTTCGACGCCTTGCTCGCCAGCATGGCCGCGGGCGGCGTGCTCGGCCTTTCCGCCGGAGCCGCGCCCGGACCGCTCCTGACCCTCGTGATCACCGAGACGCTGACCTCGGGACCACGGGCCGGAATCCGCGTGGCCCTCGCGCCGCTGCTCTCGGATCCGCCCATCATCCTGCTCTGCTCCCTGCTGCTGGCGGAGCTGAGCCGCTTCAGCGCGGTGCTCTCCGCAGTCTCTCTGGTGGGCGGGCTCGTGGTGCTCGGACTGGCCGCCGACACATGGAAAGCCACGGCCCCGCTGCCGGGCGCGAAGCCTGTGCGCAGCTTCTCCCTGCGCAAGGGAGTCGTCACCAACCTGCTCAATCCGCACCCCTACCTCTTCTGGCTCGGCGTTGGCGCGCCCCTGCTCGTGCGCGGCTGGAGGCAGAACGGTCCGGCCGATCCCGCGCTCTTCCTGCTCTGCTTTTATGTCTGCCTCGTGGGCGCCAAGGTGGCCATCGCCCTGCTCACGGCCCGCTCGCGCTCGTTCCTGCGGGGCAGGGCCTATGCCGCGCTGCTCAAATTCCTGGCCGTGGCCCTGGCCGGGTTCGGGCTGCTGCTCCTGCGCGACGCCTGGCGCATCTTCCTGCACGGAGCGCCCTGA
- a CDS encoding hydantoinase/oxoprolinase family protein has protein sequence MVLKQGYVAGVDTGGTFTDAVILGPDGGVAASAKRPTRHDDLEAGIVEALGAALSAAGVSGGDLACVGVSTTLATNSVVEGRGARVGLFQIGVRKPVRLPVVSVEFVQGGHGVGGAEDAPLDIPALMGGVGRFKGRVDSYAVAASGSCFNPAHELVAQKAIAMLDPLPVSCAHQVSELPSHEERLATVALNAGLLPVMEYFVERLQAGLARLGVTAPVRVVCGGGGALTPDEARQKPLSTFAAGPAASALYGAREAALRGTADAVVLDMGGTTTDLITVRDGEAPVRAGGAVIGGWETHVRTVELRTVGIGGDSHVRVERGSSLALRVGPRRVRPLALAALDRENAGASGRALEHFFAGGADRVVFAAPGAAQRARERAGSSALLSLLLERGPSTAEELARALGRNMIDLERRLAELSRERLLVEAGFTPSDALHALGRADFGDAEASLRGARLLAARLGTGVEDFCRAVLGTVLDGVEEALVEHLLRCELGHDMAGLIRRRKELRLLRLDIRPAVPVVALGAAAPALLAGLAERLGTEVVFPEEYAVGNACGAALVAARAVRNIKEGA, from the coding sequence ATGGTCTTGAAGCAGGGATACGTCGCGGGCGTGGACACGGGCGGCACCTTCACGGACGCCGTGATCCTCGGTCCGGACGGGGGCGTTGCGGCCTCGGCCAAGCGGCCCACGCGCCACGACGACCTGGAGGCGGGAATCGTCGAGGCCCTGGGCGCGGCCCTTTCCGCGGCGGGCGTGTCCGGGGGCGACCTCGCCTGCGTGGGGGTTTCCACCACCCTGGCCACCAATTCCGTCGTGGAGGGACGCGGCGCCCGCGTGGGCCTCTTTCAGATCGGCGTGCGCAAGCCCGTGCGCCTGCCCGTGGTGTCCGTGGAGTTCGTGCAGGGCGGCCACGGGGTCGGCGGCGCAGAGGACGCGCCCCTGGACATTCCGGCCCTGATGGGCGGGGTGGGCCGCTTCAAGGGGCGGGTGGATTCCTACGCCGTGGCCGCGTCCGGGAGCTGCTTCAACCCCGCGCACGAGCTGGTGGCGCAGAAGGCCATCGCCATGCTCGACCCGCTGCCCGTGTCCTGCGCCCACCAGGTCAGCGAGCTGCCTTCCCACGAGGAACGGCTGGCCACCGTGGCGCTGAACGCCGGGCTGCTCCCGGTCATGGAATATTTCGTGGAGCGTCTCCAGGCCGGGCTGGCGCGGCTGGGCGTGACCGCCCCGGTGCGCGTGGTCTGCGGCGGCGGCGGGGCGCTGACCCCGGACGAGGCCCGGCAAAAGCCGCTTTCGACCTTTGCCGCAGGCCCGGCGGCCTCGGCGCTTTACGGCGCGCGGGAGGCCGCGCTGCGGGGAACGGCCGACGCCGTGGTCCTGGACATGGGCGGAACCACCACGGACCTGATTACCGTGCGGGACGGCGAAGCCCCGGTGCGTGCCGGCGGGGCGGTCATCGGCGGCTGGGAAACCCACGTCCGCACCGTGGAACTGCGCACGGTCGGAATCGGCGGAGACAGCCATGTGCGCGTGGAGCGCGGGTCGTCCCTGGCCTTGCGGGTCGGACCGCGCCGGGTGCGGCCTTTGGCCCTGGCCGCGCTGGATCGGGAAAACGCGGGGGCGTCCGGCCGGGCTTTGGAGCATTTCTTCGCGGGCGGCGCGGACCGCGTGGTCTTCGCGGCTCCCGGCGCCGCGCAGCGGGCGAGGGAAAGGGCCGGAAGCAGCGCGCTGCTCTCCCTGTTGCTGGAGCGGGGGCCGTCCACCGCAGAAGAACTGGCCCGCGCCCTGGGCCGCAACATGATCGACCTGGAGCGGCGTCTGGCCGAGCTGTCGCGGGAGCGGCTGCTCGTGGAGGCGGGGTTCACCCCGTCGGACGCCCTGCACGCGCTCGGCAGGGCCGATTTCGGGGACGCGGAAGCCTCCCTGCGCGGAGCCCGGCTGCTGGCCGCGCGGCTGGGAACGGGCGTGGAGGATTTTTGCCGGGCCGTGCTGGGGACGGTCCTGGACGGCGTGGAGGAGGCCCTGGTGGAGCATCTTTTGCGCTGCGAGCTGGGCCACGACATGGCGGGGCTGATCCGCCGCCGGAAGGAGCTGCGGCTGCTGCGGCTGGACATCCGGCCCGCGGTCCCGGTGGTGGCGCTGGGCGCGGCGGCTCCCGCACTGCTGGCCGGGCTGGCCGAGCGCCTGGGCACGGAGGTGGTTTTCCCCGAGGAATACGCCGTGGGCAACGCCTGCGGCGCGGCACTGGTGGCGGCGCGAGCCGTCCGGAACATCAAGGAGGGCGCATGA
- a CDS encoding GNAT family N-acetyltransferase has protein sequence MNEATVPCRPIVGLTFRYEPREADCVSVRALLEATGVFTAEEVGVGVSLVRERLERGLESGYYFLFADSPEGLVGLGCYGPIGCAPGRFDIYWVAVTPEFHGLGIGRELLRTCEANIRRLGGVRAYVETSSRDEYAPARALYEHNGYAVDALQRDFYADGDNKVTLVKVLI, from the coding sequence ATGAACGAAGCAACGGTTCCCTGTCGGCCCATCGTGGGCCTGACCTTCCGATACGAACCCCGCGAGGCCGACTGCGTTTCCGTGCGCGCGCTCCTGGAGGCCACGGGGGTCTTCACCGCCGAGGAAGTGGGCGTGGGCGTGTCCCTGGTGCGGGAGCGCCTGGAGCGCGGCCTGGAGAGCGGGTATTATTTTCTGTTTGCGGATTCGCCGGAAGGCTTGGTGGGTCTGGGCTGCTACGGTCCCATCGGCTGCGCGCCGGGCCGCTTCGACATCTACTGGGTCGCGGTGACTCCCGAATTTCACGGGCTGGGCATCGGCAGGGAGCTGCTGCGCACCTGCGAGGCCAACATCCGCAGGCTCGGCGGGGTGCGCGCCTATGTCGAAACCTCCTCGCGGGACGAATACGCCCCGGCCAGGGCGCTCTACGAACACAACGGCTACGCCGTGGACGCGCTGCAAAGGGACTTCTACGCGGACGGCGACAACAAGGTCACGCTGGTAAAAGTCCTGATCTAA
- a CDS encoding ATP-binding protein: MSAGLPQDLFVLMHILSGLNDRERIIGSFCASMGEIFPELRFRYHPPESEPPECTWFPLRTVSGEYGCMAVDGPVEEAVAEEELPLVRNSMDFLAVLLEREEQALLLASHKAGTLLEEEARNRSLFQAHERMQKTLDALDSHLYVADADTHEVLFVNECMARELGPDLLGRKCWEAVANRETACPDCPLQREDIKEKGSVAWEAQSEQDGRWYQNQARFLDWGDGRRVHMTLSTDISQRKQSESELKRWGQIFEHTGWGVAVSSNGFELSMVNPAYASMHGYKPEELQGKPLDAVYPPGYRQTLEEHLKAMEKNDRYVFEMPHLRKDGSIFPAQIDVTNIRDDNGDVLYRVANVLDVTERKEQEQQIIAAKERAEQASKAKDEFLANMSHEIRTPLNGIFGMLQLAQTAELEPELSEYVTTAMSTARNLKAILDDLLDLSRMEAGKIRLRSAPFDLRDSLRTVLGNFSVQAQIKNLRLDSVVSQDVPPILMGDDARIRQVLFNLVGNAVKFTPEGEVEVSAKTLPFSSSPEQVNVLITIRDTGIGIPEEEVGRIFENFTQMDGSMTRHYGGAGLGLGIVRRIVKMMGGKIAVESEVGKGTSIHLSLPLLREKKDCDMGEELCKLVKETPLRILLAEDDRVSGLAMKRFLRKLGHMPLSASNGREALEMLRKQRFDAVLMDIQMPLLNGLELTRLIREGRAGKNQQTHIIALTAHAMQGDREVFLDAGMDDYLAKPVDMDSLCYALLKAMPRH, translated from the coding sequence ATGAGCGCGGGACTGCCGCAAGACCTATTTGTCCTGATGCACATCCTGTCCGGCCTGAACGACCGCGAACGCATTATTGGAAGCTTTTGCGCCAGCATGGGCGAAATCTTCCCGGAACTCCGGTTCCGCTATCATCCCCCGGAATCCGAACCGCCCGAATGCACCTGGTTTCCGCTGCGCACCGTAAGCGGCGAATACGGCTGCATGGCGGTGGACGGGCCGGTGGAAGAGGCCGTGGCCGAGGAGGAGCTTCCCCTCGTGCGCAACAGCATGGACTTTCTGGCCGTGCTGCTCGAACGCGAGGAGCAGGCGCTGCTCCTGGCCTCGCACAAGGCCGGAACCCTTCTGGAGGAGGAAGCGCGCAACCGCAGCCTCTTCCAGGCCCACGAAAGAATGCAGAAGACCCTCGACGCCCTGGACAGCCACCTCTACGTGGCCGACGCCGACACCCACGAGGTGCTGTTCGTCAACGAGTGCATGGCCCGCGAACTCGGCCCGGACCTGCTGGGCCGCAAATGCTGGGAAGCGGTCGCGAACCGCGAAACAGCCTGTCCCGACTGTCCGCTCCAGCGGGAGGACATCAAGGAAAAGGGTTCCGTGGCCTGGGAAGCGCAAAGCGAGCAGGACGGACGCTGGTATCAGAATCAGGCCCGCTTCCTGGATTGGGGAGACGGCCGCCGCGTGCACATGACCCTGTCCACGGACATTTCCCAGCGCAAGCAATCCGAAAGCGAGCTCAAGCGCTGGGGCCAGATTTTCGAGCATACGGGCTGGGGGGTCGCCGTGAGCAGCAACGGCTTCGAGCTTTCCATGGTCAACCCCGCCTATGCCTCCATGCACGGCTACAAGCCGGAAGAACTCCAGGGCAAGCCCCTGGACGCGGTCTACCCGCCGGGCTACCGCCAGACCCTGGAGGAACACCTCAAGGCGATGGAGAAAAACGACCGCTACGTCTTCGAGATGCCGCACCTGCGCAAGGACGGAAGCATCTTCCCGGCGCAGATCGATGTGACCAACATCCGGGACGACAACGGAGACGTGCTTTACCGGGTGGCCAACGTGCTGGACGTCACCGAGCGCAAGGAACAGGAACAGCAGATTATCGCGGCCAAGGAGCGCGCCGAGCAGGCCAGCAAGGCCAAGGATGAATTCCTGGCGAACATGAGCCACGAAATCCGCACGCCGCTCAACGGCATTTTCGGCATGCTCCAGCTCGCCCAGACCGCCGAACTGGAGCCGGAACTGTCGGAATACGTGACCACGGCCATGTCCACGGCCCGCAATCTCAAGGCCATCCTCGACGACCTGCTCGACCTCTCCCGCATGGAAGCGGGCAAGATTCGCCTGCGCAGCGCCCCCTTCGATCTGCGCGACAGCCTGCGCACCGTGCTCGGAAACTTCTCGGTGCAGGCCCAGATCAAGAACCTGCGCCTCGACTCCGTCGTGAGCCAGGACGTGCCGCCCATCCTCATGGGCGACGACGCGCGCATCCGGCAGGTGCTCTTCAACCTGGTCGGCAACGCCGTGAAATTCACCCCCGAGGGAGAGGTGGAAGTCTCGGCCAAGACGTTGCCCTTCTCCTCCTCTCCCGAGCAGGTCAACGTCCTGATCACGATCCGGGACACGGGCATCGGCATCCCGGAAGAAGAGGTCGGGCGCATCTTCGAGAACTTCACCCAGATGGACGGCTCCATGACCCGGCATTACGGCGGAGCGGGCCTGGGCCTGGGCATTGTCCGGCGCATCGTGAAGATGATGGGCGGCAAGATCGCCGTGGAATCCGAAGTGGGCAAGGGCACCAGCATCCACCTCTCCCTGCCGCTGCTGCGCGAGAAAAAGGACTGCGACATGGGGGAGGAACTCTGCAAGCTGGTCAAGGAAACGCCGCTGCGCATTCTCCTGGCCGAAGACGACAGGGTCAGCGGGCTGGCCATGAAGCGCTTCCTGCGAAAGCTCGGCCACATGCCCCTTTCCGCCTCCAACGGACGCGAGGCGCTGGAGATGCTCCGGAAGCAGCGCTTCGACGCCGTGCTCATGGACATCCAGATGCCCCTGCTCAACGGTTTGGAACTGACGCGGCTGATCCGCGAGGGCCGGGCCGGGAAAAACCAGCAAACCCACATCATCGCCCTCACGGCCCACGCCATGCAGGGCGACAGGGAGGTATTCCTGGACGCGGGCATGGACGACTATCTCGCCAAGCCCGTGGACATGGACAGTCTCTGCTACGCGCTGCTCAAGGCCATGCCCCGGCACTAG
- a CDS encoding KamA family radical SAM protein encodes MSKTHLDLEESVPPDPGVASLIAPTLAGPCDAPLVEGPTRRRHVVPIRHGDVASFMRRHFPGAGLSQWNDWRWQLANRISSPERIAEILNLSLEERLALSGQGGALPFAVTPYYASLLDPNDAGQALRRCVIPTRAESRMSVGECADPLGEDHDMPVPGVVHRYPDRTLFLVTDFCSTYCRYCTRSRAVGRREANQTTPRRWQAGLDYIAATPAIRDVLLSGGDPLTLEDSALEWLLSRLRDIPHVEMIRIGTKVPAVLPQRVTPALVRMLKRYHPLWMSLHFAHPDELTPESARACARLADAGIPLGSQTVLLKDVNDEPAVMTKLFQGLLKQRVRPYYLYQCDPVPGSGHFRTPVSKGLEIIAGLRGHTSGYAVPQFVIDAPGGGGKIPLLPEYVTGREGDDLILTNYQGRTFRYPDSASKGGPTQ; translated from the coding sequence ATGAGCAAAACGCACCTGGATCTTGAGGAATCCGTCCCTCCCGACCCTGGAGTAGCTTCCCTGATCGCGCCCACGCTGGCCGGTCCCTGCGACGCGCCCCTGGTCGAAGGCCCCACCCGCCGCCGGCACGTCGTCCCCATCCGCCACGGTGACGTGGCTTCTTTTATGCGCAGGCATTTTCCCGGCGCGGGCCTGAGCCAGTGGAACGACTGGCGCTGGCAGCTCGCCAACCGGATTTCCTCGCCGGAGCGCATCGCCGAAATACTCAATCTTTCCCTGGAGGAACGGCTGGCCCTCTCCGGGCAGGGCGGAGCGCTGCCCTTTGCCGTGACCCCCTACTACGCCTCGCTGCTCGACCCGAACGACGCGGGCCAGGCCCTGCGCCGCTGCGTGATCCCCACCCGGGCCGAGTCGCGCATGTCCGTCGGCGAGTGCGCCGACCCCCTGGGCGAGGACCACGACATGCCCGTGCCGGGCGTGGTGCACCGCTACCCGGACCGGACCCTGTTCCTGGTCACGGACTTCTGCTCCACCTACTGCCGCTACTGCACGCGCTCGCGCGCCGTGGGCCGCAGGGAGGCCAACCAGACCACGCCCCGCCGCTGGCAGGCGGGCCTGGACTACATCGCCGCGACCCCGGCCATCCGCGACGTGCTCCTCTCCGGCGGCGACCCGCTGACCCTGGAGGACTCCGCCCTGGAGTGGCTGCTCTCCCGTCTGCGCGACATCCCGCACGTGGAGATGATCCGCATCGGCACCAAGGTTCCCGCGGTCCTGCCCCAGCGCGTGACCCCGGCCCTGGTGCGCATGCTCAAGCGCTACCACCCGCTCTGGATGAGCCTGCATTTCGCGCATCCGGACGAGCTGACCCCGGAATCGGCCCGCGCCTGCGCGCGCCTGGCCGACGCGGGCATCCCCCTCGGCAGCCAGACCGTGCTGCTCAAGGACGTCAACGACGAGCCCGCCGTGATGACCAAGCTCTTCCAGGGGCTGCTCAAGCAGCGCGTGCGCCCCTATTACCTCTACCAGTGCGACCCGGTTCCGGGTTCGGGCCACTTCCGCACGCCCGTGTCCAAGGGGCTGGAGATCATCGCGGGCCTGCGCGGCCACACTTCGGGCTATGCCGTGCCCCAGTTCGTCATCGACGCGCCCGGCGGCGGCGGCAAGATTCCCCTGCTGCCCGAATACGTGACCGGCAGGGAAGGCGACGACCTGATCCTGACCAACTATCAGGGCCGGACCTTCCGCTATCCCGACTCCGCCTCCAAAGGCGGCCCGACCCAATGA